One part of the Dehalococcoidia bacterium genome encodes these proteins:
- the cysS gene encoding cysteine--tRNA ligase, giving the protein MRLTDTLSGRKQVFAPMGDEVLMYVCGVTPYAPSHIGHAMSYIVFDVLRRCLEFSGYRVRHVQNFTDIDDKLIQRAAVSGASVKELAERHIADYFREMDALNVARATVYPRATEEVPQIIEMVQGLIDKGFAYRSGGDVFYRVRKKAGYGALKHQSIDELVAGARIEIDETKEFAGDFALWKGAKPGEPAWESPWGPGRPGWHIECSAMSLRYLGPKIDIHGGGEDLIFPHHTNEIAQTEAFTGEEPFVRFWVHNAHLRLDDEKMSKSLGNILSIRDALDRWGADAMRVFVLTSHYRSPLNASDEALDAAKRGAERLAGAAHAVGSGGGERAVDAAPFRARFIEGMNDDLNTPQALAALYELAREINRGRDEGADIAAAQATLRELGGVLGLTFVPGEGTKREAAPFIDLLVEVRRELRSAKQWALADQIRDRLAGLGVALEDSAQGTSWRSL; this is encoded by the coding sequence ATGCGTCTCACCGATACGCTGTCCGGCCGCAAGCAAGTGTTCGCGCCGATGGGCGACGAGGTGCTGATGTACGTCTGCGGCGTCACACCCTACGCCCCAAGCCACATCGGCCACGCGATGAGCTACATCGTCTTCGACGTGTTGCGCCGCTGCTTGGAGTTCAGCGGCTACCGCGTGCGCCACGTGCAGAACTTCACCGACATCGACGACAAGCTGATCCAGCGCGCGGCGGTCTCCGGCGCGAGTGTAAAGGAGCTGGCGGAGCGCCACATCGCCGACTACTTCCGCGAAATGGATGCGCTCAACGTGGCCCGCGCCACCGTCTATCCGCGCGCCACTGAAGAGGTGCCGCAGATTATCGAGATGGTGCAGGGGCTGATCGATAAGGGCTTCGCCTACCGGTCGGGCGGCGATGTCTTCTACCGCGTGCGCAAGAAGGCGGGCTACGGCGCGCTAAAACACCAGAGTATCGACGAGCTGGTTGCCGGCGCCCGCATCGAGATCGACGAAACGAAGGAGTTCGCCGGCGACTTCGCGCTGTGGAAGGGCGCCAAGCCGGGCGAGCCCGCCTGGGAGAGTCCATGGGGGCCGGGCCGGCCCGGCTGGCACATCGAATGCTCGGCGATGTCGCTGCGCTATCTCGGGCCCAAGATCGACATTCACGGCGGCGGCGAGGACCTGATCTTTCCCCACCACACCAACGAGATCGCGCAGACCGAGGCCTTCACCGGCGAGGAGCCGTTCGTGCGCTTCTGGGTGCACAACGCCCATCTGCGGCTCGACGACGAGAAGATGAGCAAGTCGCTGGGCAATATTCTCAGCATCCGCGACGCGCTCGATCGCTGGGGCGCGGACGCGATGCGCGTGTTCGTGCTCACCTCCCACTACCGCAGCCCGCTCAACGCCAGCGACGAAGCGCTGGACGCGGCGAAGCGCGGGGCGGAGCGGTTGGCGGGCGCGGCGCACGCCGTCGGCAGCGGCGGCGGCGAACGCGCCGTGGACGCGGCGCCGTTCCGCGCCCGCTTCATCGAGGGTATGAACGACGACTTGAACACACCGCAGGCGTTGGCCGCGCTATACGAGCTGGCGCGCGAGATCAACCGCGGCCGCGACGAGGGCGCGGACATCGCCGCGGCGCAGGCCACGCTGCGCGAGCTGGGTGGCGTGCTCGGCCTGACCTTCGTCCCAGGCGAAGGGACAAAGCGCGAGGCGGCGCCGTTTATTGATTTGTTGGTGGAGGTGCGGCGCGAGCTGCGCAGCGCGAAGCAGTGGGCGCTGGCCGACCAGATTCGCGATCGCCTGGCTGGGCTGGGCGTGGCGCTGGAGGATTCGGCGCAGGGCACGAGCTGGCGGTCGCTCTGA
- the cysE gene encoding serine O-acetyltransferase: MSFLKTVRRDLRVALERDPAARHPLEVALAYPGFHARQLHRVAHTLQCRGVPVLPRVISHASRMLTGIEIHPGARIGNGLFIDHGMGVVIGETAEIGDDCHLYQGVTLGGTSTHRTKRHPTLGNRVTVGANASVIGAVTIGDNVRIGAGSVVVTNVPANATVVGVPGHIVAFHNPGNDTIERLPDPEWDRISQLEQRIAALETRLKAVEAERRAAVSASCSA; this comes from the coding sequence ATGTCGTTCCTCAAGACGGTGCGCCGCGATCTTCGCGTCGCGCTCGAGCGCGATCCCGCGGCCCGCCATCCACTCGAAGTTGCGCTCGCCTATCCCGGCTTCCACGCCCGGCAGCTGCACCGCGTGGCGCACACACTGCAGTGCCGCGGCGTTCCCGTGCTGCCGCGCGTGATCTCGCATGCCTCGCGCATGCTCACCGGCATCGAAATTCACCCCGGCGCCCGCATCGGCAACGGGCTGTTCATCGACCACGGCATGGGCGTCGTGATCGGCGAGACGGCCGAGATCGGCGACGACTGCCACCTCTACCAGGGCGTGACGCTCGGCGGCACAAGCACGCACCGCACCAAGCGGCATCCCACGCTCGGCAACCGCGTGACCGTTGGCGCCAACGCCTCGGTGATCGGCGCGGTGACGATCGGCGACAACGTGCGCATCGGCGCCGGCTCCGTCGTCGTCACCAACGTGCCCGCGAATGCCACCGTGGTCGGCGTGCCCGGCCACATCGTCGCCTTCCACAATCCCGGCAACGACACGATCGAGCGTTTGCCGGACCCGGAATGGGACCGCATCAGCCAGCTCGAACAGCGAATCGCGGCGCTCGAGACGCGCCTCAAGGCCGTTGAGGCCGAGCGGCGGGCGGCGGTGAGCGCGAGCTGCAGCGCCTGA
- the ispF gene encoding 2-C-methyl-D-erythritol 2,4-cyclodiphosphate synthase: MRVGIGYDTHRLVAGRRLVLGGVELEAERGLEGHSDADVLLHALIDALLGAAGLGDIGGHFPPGDPRWQDADSAELLRFVADELAQAGWSVANIDANVLAERPRLAPQIAAMRERIARTLGVPLGRVSVKAKTNEGLGPVGEGLVISAQAVALIERA; this comes from the coding sequence ATGCGCGTCGGCATCGGCTACGACACGCACCGGCTCGTGGCCGGCCGCCGGCTGGTGCTCGGCGGTGTGGAGCTGGAGGCGGAGCGCGGGCTGGAGGGCCATTCAGACGCCGACGTGCTGCTGCACGCGTTGATCGACGCGCTGCTCGGGGCAGCCGGGCTGGGCGACATCGGCGGGCACTTTCCGCCCGGCGATCCGCGCTGGCAGGACGCCGACAGCGCCGAGTTGCTGCGCTTCGTCGCCGATGAGCTGGCGCAGGCGGGTTGGAGCGTGGCGAATATCGATGCGAACGTGCTCGCCGAGCGCCCGCGGCTGGCGCCGCAGATCGCGGCAATGCGCGAACGCATCGCTCGCACGCTGGGCGTGCCGCTCGGGCGGGTGAGCGTCAAGGCGAAGACGAACGAAGGGCTGGGCCCGGTGGGCGAAGGCCTGGTGATCAGCGCCCAGGCCGTCGCGCTGATCGAGCGAGCCTGA
- the ispD gene encoding 2-C-methyl-D-erythritol 4-phosphate cytidylyltransferase: MSANGVVIVGAGSSARMGGADKLFALLAGQPLLLHSLDAAQRCEMVQQIVLVVATQRLEETRCLLAAQPMGKLRAIVPGGARRQDSVMAGLAALAGVEYVAIHDAARPLVTPALFGAGFAAVAATGAAIAAVPVVDTLKRAAPDGSVEATVSREGLWAVQTPQVFRYELLLAAHRGSEGDVTDDAMLLEALGQPVRIFPGSVRNVKVTTPDDLALAAALLARQTD; this comes from the coding sequence GTGTCGGCAAACGGCGTCGTGATTGTCGGCGCAGGCAGCAGCGCGCGCATGGGCGGCGCCGACAAGCTCTTCGCGTTGCTGGCCGGGCAGCCGTTGCTGCTCCACTCGTTGGACGCCGCGCAGCGGTGCGAGATGGTCCAGCAGATCGTGCTCGTGGTCGCGACGCAGCGGCTTGAAGAGACGCGCTGCCTGCTCGCAGCGCAGCCGATGGGCAAGCTGCGCGCGATCGTGCCGGGCGGTGCGCGGCGCCAGGATTCGGTCATGGCCGGGCTCGCCGCGCTGGCCGGCGTCGAGTACGTCGCGATTCACGACGCCGCGCGGCCGCTGGTCACGCCGGCGCTGTTCGGCGCGGGTTTCGCGGCCGTGGCGGCCACGGGCGCGGCGATCGCCGCTGTGCCGGTAGTGGATACGCTTAAGCGTGCCGCGCCAGATGGCTCGGTGGAAGCGACCGTGTCGCGCGAGGGCCTCTGGGCGGTGCAGACGCCGCAGGTCTTTCGCTACGAGTTGCTGCTGGCGGCGCACCGCGGGAGCGAAGGCGATGTAACGGACGACGCGATGCTGCTCGAAGCGCTCGGCCAGCCGGTGCGCATCTTTCCCGGATCGGTGCGCAACGTCAAGGTGACCACTCCGGATGACCTGGCACTCGCCGCGGCGCTGCTGGCGCGGCAGACAGATTGA
- a CDS encoding MBL fold metallo-hydrolase, giving the protein MSVLQFGDIRVSTASDGHLLLGLNGFFPDAPPDAFRDYAAGVVGDKLRCELTTYVIESAGRTLLVDTGLGSFLGRFEGACGVLPAQLDAAGIEPERVDAVVFTHLHPDHVGWNCTERHGAFVPTFPNARYIVHRPEWERWKDVEAGYIRRHVLPLAASSQLDLVDDGHEPAPGVRLLSTPGHTAGHVSVLVHGGGEGGVITGDAAHHPLEIEHPDWSPSADDDRVLSARSRTALVERIEAEGLLVLGGHFPAPHAGRVVRVEQRRVYRPLAS; this is encoded by the coding sequence ATGAGCGTGCTGCAATTCGGTGACATCAGGGTGAGCACCGCATCCGACGGCCATTTACTGCTTGGTCTGAACGGCTTCTTCCCAGACGCGCCGCCCGACGCGTTCCGCGACTACGCCGCGGGCGTTGTAGGCGACAAGCTGCGCTGCGAGCTGACGACCTACGTGATCGAGTCCGCCGGGCGAACGCTGCTGGTCGACACCGGCCTGGGCAGCTTCCTGGGCCGTTTCGAGGGCGCCTGCGGCGTCTTGCCCGCTCAGCTCGACGCCGCCGGCATCGAGCCCGAGCGCGTCGACGCGGTCGTGTTCACCCACCTGCACCCCGACCATGTCGGCTGGAACTGCACGGAGCGCCACGGCGCCTTCGTACCCACCTTTCCCAACGCCCGCTACATCGTGCACCGCCCCGAATGGGAGCGCTGGAAGGATGTTGAGGCGGGCTACATCCGCCGGCATGTGCTGCCGCTCGCGGCATCCAGCCAGCTCGACCTGGTGGACGACGGCCACGAGCCCGCCCCGGGCGTACGCCTGCTGAGCACCCCGGGCCACACCGCCGGCCACGTCAGCGTGCTGGTCCACGGCGGCGGCGAGGGGGGCGTCATCACCGGCGACGCGGCACACCACCCGCTGGAGATCGAGCACCCCGACTGGAGTCCATCGGCGGATGACGACCGGGTCTTGTCGGCGCGCTCGCGCACGGCGCTGGTGGAGCGCATCGAAGCTGAGGGGCTGCTGGTGCTCGGCGGCCATTTCCCCGCGCCGCATGCCGGACGCGTCGTGCGCGTCGAGCAACGGCGGGTGTACCGCCCGCTGGCGAGCTGA
- the dgoD gene encoding galactonate dehydratase yields MKISAVETHLVWGGGRNFCFVTMDTDEGISGIGEAGLTGRELAIEGAMRHLAPLLLGQDPFRGEHLWQLIARGGFFPALGVISAALSAIDIALWDIRGKALGVPVYQLLGGLYRERVVCYPHCNEDDVQKLVERARATVAEGWRFVRWHLPAEDGRLESRTAIRAAVRGFEALRAALGDEIELCLDVHTRLDQADAVTLLRAVEPYRPYFMEDPVRAEDLTALRRVRQQTAVPIAAGEQLHSKWQFRAPIEEELIDYARVDLCLAGGITEAKKIAAMAEAHHVKLATHNPLSPVSTAACLQLNLACPNVGVQEQPWRPGTTLTDVFPVQVEWQDGYLLAPSRPGLGIEFDRAAARAYPFRLTEPPHLRAHDGSFTNW; encoded by the coding sequence ATGAAAATCAGCGCCGTGGAGACACACCTGGTCTGGGGCGGCGGCCGCAACTTCTGCTTCGTCACCATGGACACGGATGAAGGCATCTCGGGCATCGGCGAGGCGGGGCTAACCGGGCGCGAGCTGGCGATCGAGGGCGCCATGCGCCACCTGGCGCCGCTGCTGCTCGGACAGGACCCGTTCCGCGGCGAGCATCTCTGGCAACTGATCGCCCGCGGCGGCTTCTTCCCTGCGCTGGGCGTCATCAGTGCCGCCCTTTCCGCGATCGACATCGCCTTGTGGGACATTCGCGGCAAGGCGCTCGGCGTGCCGGTCTACCAGTTGCTTGGCGGGCTGTACCGCGAGCGCGTTGTCTGCTATCCGCACTGCAACGAGGACGACGTGCAGAAGCTGGTTGAGCGCGCCCGCGCCACCGTGGCCGAAGGCTGGCGTTTCGTGCGCTGGCACCTGCCGGCCGAGGACGGTCGGCTCGAGTCGCGCACGGCGATCCGCGCCGCTGTGCGCGGCTTCGAGGCGCTGCGCGCCGCGTTGGGCGATGAGATCGAGCTGTGCCTGGACGTGCATACGCGCCTCGACCAGGCCGACGCGGTCACGCTGCTGCGCGCCGTCGAACCGTACCGGCCGTACTTCATGGAAGACCCTGTGCGGGCCGAAGATCTGACCGCCCTGCGCCGCGTGCGCCAGCAGACCGCGGTGCCGATCGCGGCCGGCGAGCAATTGCACTCCAAGTGGCAGTTCCGCGCCCCGATCGAGGAGGAGCTGATCGACTACGCGCGCGTCGATCTCTGCCTTGCAGGCGGCATTACCGAAGCGAAAAAGATCGCGGCGATGGCGGAGGCGCACCACGTCAAGCTCGCCACGCACAACCCGCTCAGCCCCGTCTCTACCGCCGCCTGCCTGCAGCTCAACCTCGCCTGTCCCAACGTCGGCGTGCAGGAGCAGCCCTGGCGGCCCGGAACGACGCTCACGGACGTCTTCCCCGTCCAGGTTGAATGGCAGGACGGCTACCTGCTGGCGCCATCGCGGCCCGGCCTCGGCATCGAATTCGACCGCGCGGCAGCGCGCGCCTATCCCTTCCGCCTCACGGAGCCGCCCCATCTGCGCGCCCACGACGGCTCCTTCACCAACTGGTAG
- a CDS encoding methytransferase partner Trm112 yields MKPDLMEILVCPVCKGELQLTVDEEREGEIVSGSLFCVRCNERYPIEDTIPNMLPPDMRSQPA; encoded by the coding sequence GTGAAGCCCGATCTGATGGAGATCCTGGTCTGCCCCGTGTGCAAGGGAGAGCTGCAGCTCACCGTGGATGAGGAGCGCGAGGGTGAGATCGTCAGCGGCTCGCTCTTCTGCGTGCGCTGCAACGAGCGCTATCCCATCGAAGACACAATCCCCAACATGCTGCCGCCCGACATGCGCTCCCAGCCGGCCTGA
- a CDS encoding nucleoside phosphorylase, with protein MWSTPAHLHDLDDEEHFTAQHMLEYVLESTGWAPADVQVSDVVVGTFLGRTWRRLAQEAHAERVERWILPAETTTLFKGTAGDRPVTVVKFPVGAPATAMVMEVLIACGARRFLILGAAGSLQERAPIGSLVLPQAVLREDGASFHYLPPEAVPAPDPSLTAKVQAACERRGITPLLGTNWSTDAIFREFKKKVEHLRQSGVLCVEMEAATIFSVAAVRGVEASLLLAISDELFRPWAPAFLHDLYRQRVRDAQQILLEVAAELPVPGPASANGPLGTGDPAHTLPLGDGQG; from the coding sequence ATGTGGTCGACGCCCGCCCACCTGCACGACCTGGACGATGAAGAGCACTTCACCGCCCAACACATGCTGGAATACGTGCTCGAATCCACGGGCTGGGCCCCCGCCGACGTGCAGGTCAGCGACGTGGTGGTCGGCACCTTCCTGGGCCGCACCTGGAGGCGACTGGCGCAGGAGGCGCACGCGGAGCGTGTTGAGCGCTGGATTCTGCCCGCGGAGACGACAACGCTCTTCAAGGGCACCGCGGGAGACCGGCCGGTCACGGTCGTCAAGTTTCCCGTCGGCGCCCCCGCCACCGCGATGGTGATGGAGGTGCTGATCGCCTGCGGCGCGAGGCGCTTCCTCATCCTCGGCGCGGCCGGCAGCCTGCAGGAGCGGGCGCCGATCGGCTCGCTGGTGCTGCCGCAGGCGGTGCTGCGCGAAGACGGCGCTTCCTTCCACTACCTCCCGCCCGAAGCCGTACCCGCGCCCGACCCCAGTCTCACCGCGAAGGTGCAGGCCGCCTGCGAGCGGCGGGGCATCACGCCGCTTCTGGGTACGAACTGGTCAACGGACGCGATCTTCCGCGAGTTCAAGAAGAAGGTGGAGCACCTGCGGCAAAGCGGTGTGCTCTGCGTCGAGATGGAAGCGGCGACGATCTTCTCGGTGGCGGCCGTGCGCGGAGTCGAGGCATCGCTGCTGCTCGCCATCTCCGACGAGCTGTTCCGCCCCTGGGCGCCTGCCTTCCTGCACGATCTGTACCGCCAGCGCGTGCGTGACGCTCAGCAGATCCTGCTCGAGGTGGCGGCGGAGTTGCCCGTGCCTGGTCCAGCCTCAGCCAACGGCCCACTCGGGACCGGCGATCCGGCGCACACCCTCCCGCTCGGCGACGGGCAGGGCTGA
- the folK gene encoding 2-amino-4-hydroxy-6-hydroxymethyldihydropteridine diphosphokinase, giving the protein MSAAAGAPRTVQLALGSNLGDRLLNLRGALGRLATRGSLIAVSGLFETAPSGVTEQPAFYNAACALATPLSLPELLVLAKQIEWELGRRPSRVWGPRPCDIDILLAGEETCASPSLTVPHPRLAERGFVLAPLAEIAAKVVVPGTGKTVQALCSALPVAEREGVRRIAGPEWAVG; this is encoded by the coding sequence GTGAGCGCCGCCGCGGGGGCGCCGCGCACCGTCCAGCTCGCGCTCGGCAGTAATCTGGGCGACCGCCTGCTGAATCTGCGCGGCGCCCTGGGCCGGCTCGCGACGCGTGGCAGCCTGATCGCGGTCAGCGGCCTGTTCGAGACGGCGCCCTCCGGCGTCACTGAGCAGCCTGCGTTCTACAACGCGGCCTGCGCGCTTGCCACGCCGCTCAGCCTGCCGGAGCTGCTCGTGCTGGCCAAGCAAATCGAATGGGAACTGGGCCGCCGGCCCTCGCGCGTATGGGGGCCGCGCCCCTGCGACATCGACATCCTGCTCGCCGGCGAGGAGACGTGTGCGTCGCCGTCGCTGACCGTGCCGCACCCGCGCCTGGCCGAGCGCGGCTTCGTGCTGGCGCCGCTGGCCGAGATCGCGGCGAAGGTCGTGGTGCCCGGCACGGGAAAGACCGTGCAGGCGCTCTGCTCAGCCCTGCCCGTCGCCGAGCGGGAGGGTGTGCGCCGGATCGCCGGTCCCGAGTGGGCCGTTGGCTGA
- the folP gene encoding dihydropteroate synthase, protein MTPVCRLSPSMRIGSREFVWGSRTYLMGIVNVTPDSFSGDGVGLDVAAARARAIALASAGADIIDLGGESTRPGHTPVDVDEELRRVLPALCAIVAAVDLPISIDTRKAAIAREAVARGAALVNDVSGLMGDAAMAGVVCEAGVPALLMARGAGRQEDVLDRVRGDLDESLAVAEAHGIPRSRLLIDPGFGFGKTWRMNLELLGRLRELRGYGLPIVAGLSRKSTIARVLGPGTGRSLEANAALTTLAVAGGAEIVRVHDVAQMRIVARTADAVVRGAPPEAVGEP, encoded by the coding sequence ATGACGCCCGTCTGCCGTCTCTCCCCGTCCATGCGCATCGGCAGCCGGGAGTTTGTCTGGGGCAGCCGCACGTACCTGATGGGCATCGTCAACGTGACGCCCGACAGCTTCTCCGGCGACGGCGTCGGCCTGGACGTGGCCGCCGCGCGGGCGCGCGCGATCGCGCTGGCCAGCGCCGGCGCCGACATCATCGACCTGGGCGGCGAGTCGACGCGGCCCGGTCACACGCCCGTCGATGTGGACGAGGAGCTGCGACGCGTGCTGCCGGCGCTCTGCGCGATCGTCGCCGCCGTGGATCTGCCGATCAGCATCGACACGCGCAAGGCCGCCATCGCGCGCGAGGCGGTCGCCCGCGGCGCGGCGCTGGTCAACGACGTCAGCGGGTTGATGGGCGATGCGGCGATGGCCGGCGTGGTGTGCGAGGCGGGTGTGCCGGCGCTGCTGATGGCGCGGGGCGCCGGCCGCCAGGAAGATGTACTGGATCGCGTGCGCGGCGACCTGGACGAGAGCCTCGCAGTGGCCGAGGCGCACGGCATCCCGCGCTCGCGCCTGCTGATCGACCCGGGCTTCGGCTTCGGCAAGACCTGGCGCATGAACCTGGAGCTGCTCGGGCGGCTGCGCGAGCTGCGCGGCTACGGCCTGCCGATCGTCGCCGGACTTTCGCGCAAGTCCACGATCGCCCGTGTGCTCGGGCCAGGCACCGGCCGCTCGCTCGAAGCCAACGCGGCCCTGACCACGCTGGCCGTTGCCGGCGGCGCCGAGATCGTGCGTGTTCATGACGTGGCGCAGATGCGGATCGTGGCGCGCACGGCAGACGCCGTCGTGCGCGGCGCGCCGCCGGAAGCAGTTGGCGAGCCGTGA
- a CDS encoding methyltransferase domain-containing protein: protein MEASESPFSAEHFERIDESADEAFYEAPRLVTHIDDGAIAAAGRLYAELLPPDDDVLDLMSSWVSHLPDDFRVRRLVGLGMNAEELAANPRLSSFVVHNLNREPVLPFADEEFGGCIVTVSVQYLTRPVEVFREVRRVLRPGASFIVTFSNRCFPTKAVAVWRALGDRDHAKLVGAYFELSGGWTGLEARDCSPREDGYSDPLYAVLARRAAAEATNQP from the coding sequence ATGGAAGCGAGCGAGTCACCGTTCAGCGCCGAGCACTTTGAGCGCATCGACGAGAGCGCGGACGAGGCATTCTACGAGGCGCCGCGCCTGGTAACGCACATCGACGACGGCGCCATCGCGGCGGCGGGACGCCTCTACGCGGAGCTGCTGCCGCCCGACGACGACGTGCTCGACCTGATGAGCAGCTGGGTGTCGCACCTGCCCGACGACTTCCGCGTGCGCCGGCTCGTCGGCCTCGGCATGAACGCGGAGGAGCTGGCGGCGAATCCGCGCTTGAGCAGCTTCGTCGTCCACAACCTGAACCGCGAGCCGGTGCTGCCCTTCGCCGACGAGGAGTTCGGCGGCTGCATCGTGACGGTGTCGGTTCAGTACCTGACCCGGCCGGTCGAGGTGTTCCGCGAGGTGCGCCGCGTGCTGCGGCCGGGCGCGTCGTTCATCGTGACGTTCTCCAACCGCTGCTTCCCGACGAAGGCGGTCGCGGTCTGGCGGGCGCTGGGCGACCGCGACCACGCGAAGCTCGTTGGCGCCTACTTCGAGCTGAGCGGCGGCTGGACCGGTCTGGAAGCGCGCGACTGCTCGCCGAGAGAGGACGGGTACAGCGACCCGCTCTATGCCGTGCTCGCGCGCCGGGCGGCTGCTGAGGCAACGAACCAACCATGA
- a CDS encoding divalent metal cation transporter, translated as MSVEQPPAAAGRETHGSADPPGAGAQARVARAQRVSPREILKVVGPGIITGGADNDPAGVTTYSVVGAQNGYAQNWLLLIAIPLLIVIQQMCARIGSVTKTDLASAIRIHYGRKIATGAVLLAAIANIATIGADLVMMASVLALITGAKYVYFVVPLAALMACVTIFLDYRTFSRYLLWLVAVFAAYIVAAVLAHPDWPQVLAQTVLPHIHPNATYFLGAVGLLGTTITPYLFFWQTSGEIEERRGVQGIRRSNLDIAAGMIWSNITAFFIVVVCAAVLYTHGTQIKTAADAARALEPLVGSSAKYLFSVGILGAGLLAIPVLAASTAYSVGGLFGWRRSLTRRVNNAPEFYLVLGIAILVGVQLAISGVDPIKTLFYSQVLDGLVAPLLIVLILLLTSSRTVMGDFVNGAWTRGTGWAAVALLVVADLALIYTVATSGLP; from the coding sequence ATGAGCGTTGAGCAGCCGCCCGCGGCGGCAGGGCGGGAGACGCATGGCTCTGCCGATCCACCGGGCGCCGGCGCCCAGGCGCGCGTCGCGCGAGCGCAGCGCGTCTCGCCGCGAGAGATCCTCAAAGTCGTCGGACCAGGCATCATTACCGGCGGCGCCGATAACGACCCGGCCGGTGTCACGACCTATTCGGTCGTCGGCGCGCAGAACGGCTACGCGCAGAACTGGCTGCTGCTGATCGCGATTCCGCTGCTGATCGTGATTCAGCAAATGTGCGCCCGCATTGGCAGCGTGACGAAGACGGATCTCGCCTCCGCCATCCGCATCCACTACGGCCGCAAGATCGCCACCGGCGCCGTGCTGCTCGCAGCGATCGCCAATATTGCGACGATCGGCGCCGATCTGGTGATGATGGCGTCGGTGCTGGCGCTCATCACCGGCGCGAAGTACGTGTACTTCGTCGTGCCGCTCGCCGCGCTGATGGCCTGCGTGACGATCTTTCTCGACTACAGGACGTTCTCACGCTACCTGCTCTGGCTGGTTGCAGTGTTCGCGGCCTACATCGTTGCCGCCGTGCTCGCGCATCCCGACTGGCCGCAGGTGCTGGCGCAAACCGTGCTGCCGCACATTCACCCCAACGCGACCTACTTTCTCGGCGCTGTCGGCCTGTTGGGCACGACGATCACGCCGTACCTCTTCTTCTGGCAGACCAGCGGCGAGATCGAAGAGCGGCGCGGCGTGCAGGGCATCAGGCGCTCGAACCTGGACATCGCTGCGGGGATGATCTGGTCGAACATTACGGCGTTCTTCATCGTCGTTGTCTGCGCCGCCGTCCTCTACACACATGGCACACAGATCAAGACCGCCGCCGACGCGGCGCGGGCGCTCGAGCCGCTGGTCGGGTCGTCGGCGAAATACCTGTTCTCCGTCGGCATCCTCGGCGCCGGCCTGCTGGCGATACCCGTGCTGGCCGCCTCGACGGCCTACTCGGTTGGTGGGCTGTTTGGCTGGCGGCGCAGCCTGACGCGGCGGGTGAACAACGCGCCGGAGTTCTACCTGGTGCTTGGCATCGCCATCCTGGTGGGTGTGCAACTCGCGATCTCCGGCGTCGATCCGATCAAGACGCTGTTCTACTCGCAGGTGCTCGATGGACTGGTGGCGCCGCTGCTGATCGTGCTGATCCTCCTGCTGACCTCCAGCCGCACCGTGATGGGCGACTTCGTGAACGGCGCCTGGACGCGCGGCACCGGCTGGGCCGCCGTCGCGCTGCTCGTCGTCGCAGATCTGGCGCTGATCTACACCGTCGCCACCAGCGGCCTGCCCTGA